The sequence CGGCCCCGTGCTGCCCTCACCCGCCGAACGCAGTTCCTGGGACGCCCGTTCGCGCCAGGGCTCCACGCCCAGTGCCGCGAAGGAGTCCCGGGCGATCCGCAGCGGGGTCCGGGCCTCCATCACCCGGCGACGGCAGCGCAACCAGGTGCCGTGGGCGAGCATGAGCCGGGCGCGGACGAAGGGCGCGCGGGACATGTCCAGGTCGAAGGCCGCCCGGTACCGTTCCTCGGCCTCATCGTCGTCGGCGAGCAGGGCGTGGGCGAATCCCAGACTCACCCGGATCATCTGCACCTCGCTCGTCCCCGCGAACGTGACGACCTGTCGAAGGGCGGCCTTCGCCGTCGCGCGACGCTCGTCGCCGGTGGCGGCCTCGGCCAGCTCCGCGATGGCCATGGTCTGCATGAACGGGTGGTAGGCGGGATCGGCCGGGTCGAAGACCCGCCAGACGCAGGAGAAGGCCTCGGCGTGCCGCCCGGCGGCGAGGGCGACGAGGCCGCGCGCGATCTGGATGTACGCGAGCTTGGAGGGGTCGACCACGGTCAGCCCCTGGCCCTCCGCCTCGCCGATCGCGAGCAGCGCCGTGTCAAGATCCCCCCGCAGCGCCGCGAACTGCGCCTGCGCCACCCGCGCTCCGGTCAGCCAGCGCGGCTGCGCGGTCTCCTCGGCCAGCCGCGCCGCCTCGGCCGCCGCCGGAAGTCCGGTCTCCCGGTCGACGGTGTGCACGGTGGCGAGGGCGAGCAGCACCAGCGTCTTGGTCAGCGGGCCCCGCCGCCCCTGCCGGCGCAGTCCGTCCGCCGCCTGGCGGGCGAATCCGCTGACGTGGTCGAACCCGTTCACCATGATCGCGGCGTTACCGAGGGTGGCGGCGGTCAGGGCGTCGTAGCCGCCCTCGCGTTCGAGACGCCGCAGCCGGTCGATCACCGTCGCCGCCGCCTCCAGCGGGGCGGCCCCGGCCAGCGTGCACACCAGGTCGGGGTGGAGTTCCGGGACGGGCAGCCGTTCGGCGGCCGCCACGACGCGTTCCCGCAGTTCCCGCCCCGGGTCGGACCACCAGCAGCGCCACGCGGCCACGCGCAGCAGGCGCAGCGCGAGTTCGGGATCACCGGCCCCGGCGGCCTGCTCCGCCGTGGCGATCAGCAGGTGTATCCGGGACGTGCTCGTGTCGGACTCCGACTCCAGCCATTCGCGCAGCAGGACCACGCGGGCCCGCTCCCGCACGTCCGGGCCCAGAGATTCGGCCTGCTGCAGCAGAGCCGACACCCGGTCCGCCTGGCCGAGTTCGAAGCACAACTCGGCGGCGTCGAGGAGGCGGGCCACGCTTCCCGAGGGGGACTCGCTCAATGCGGTGGCGCGTTCCAGCGCCGTCAGGGCCACGGCTGCGGCACCACGCTCCCTCGCGCCGAGCGCGGCTCGGACCAGTTGCCGTGCCACGGCTTCGTCGGGACGG comes from Streptomyces sp. TLI_053 and encodes:
- a CDS encoding LuxR family transcriptional regulator; the protein is MSGTTLFGREEELAAVDALVDALPGHGDALLIHGGPGTGKSALLDHAAARARNSGCTVLRAVGVQAESRLPFAGLHQLTRTLTDRLPRLPAAQAKALLGAFGMDERAEGRGEDRGQERTEERRAEHAEERGEEPPPGASAPRFFMIALAVLGLLGEAAAETPVLLVVDDAEWLDPPTLDVLGFLARRLGTEPLGLLLAGREDRTVWPGAAGIRELCLGPLAPVAADALLDARHPALPSGTRRLVAAMSAGNPLALTELPLTLGAGGTSTESAMTPELPLTARLRRAFSSPLADLPSDTRHALLVAATADDASLAEVLAAASAMTGTGIAARALEPAIAAGLVRIDRFRIDFTHPLLRSAVLASALFADRLAAHGALARTLDEQPDRQAWHRAAAGGRPDEAVARQLVRAALGARERGAAAVALTALERATALSESPSGSVARLLDAAELCFELGQADRVSALLQQAESLGPDVRERARVVLLREWLESESDTSTSRIHLLIATAEQAAGAGDPELALRLLRVAAWRCWWSDPGRELRERVVAAAERLPVPELHPDLVCTLAGAAPLEAAATVIDRLRRLEREGGYDALTAATLGNAAIMVNGFDHVSGFARQAADGLRRQGRRGPLTKTLVLLALATVHTVDRETGLPAAAEAARLAEETAQPRWLTGARVAQAQFAALRGDLDTALLAIGEAEGQGLTVVDPSKLAYIQIARGLVALAAGRHAEAFSCVWRVFDPADPAYHPFMQTMAIAELAEAATGDERRATAKAALRQVVTFAGTSEVQMIRVSLGFAHALLADDDEAEERYRAAFDLDMSRAPFVRARLMLAHGTWLRCRRRVMEARTPLRIARDSFAALGVEPWRERASQELRSAGEGSTGPNRTGRDLLTPQEIQIAGLAAQGLSNKEIGRRLSLSPRTIGAHLYRIFPKLGITSRSQLSDELSDELSDDLSTG